The Cannabis sativa cultivar Pink pepper isolate KNU-18-1 chromosome 8, ASM2916894v1, whole genome shotgun sequence genomic interval CATTCCCaagttcaaattcaaaaaattaacaattttcaaattaaaactgCTTCCTTATTTCATGATGATATTTATGAGCATAACTAAAAATATTcagtttcttaaaaaaaaaaaaaaataaataaaataacaataatttaaataacattcaaataacttttaaataggAAACACATCCCCaagttcaaattcaaaaaattaacaattttcaaattaaaactgCTTCCTTATTTCATGATGATATTTATGAGCATAACTAAAAATATTCAgtttcttacaaaaaaaaaataaaaaaaataacaataatttgaataacattcaaataacttttaaataggAAACAACATAGCTTGCTTTTCCGACAGTCTTAGACTACATATTCGCAAAAAGAACattataaataacaataaacTCTTCACGGCAAAGTTAACAGCATAGCTTGCTTTTCCGACAGTCTTAGACTACATATTCGCAAAAAGAACATTATAAATAACCAACAttcaccaaaataaaaaaactgaATAAAATATAGAAGTGCACAATTTTTCTGAGTAGACCATTTTAAGTACATATATTATGTTGCATcacatttattttaagtatactTGTTATGACTATACCTGAAAGAAAACTATGTTTTCTTTTCTCAAATTGGCAACCCACCTAAGTCTACCATTTTAGGAGTAGAAAACTACAGCAATTGCTATGTAGTTTCCCAGTTGTTTGTACTCCCCTTTTGGGCATGTTATGATATATACAAGTGTCAAAACTACAAGAAGTTTTAAATCCAATGATTACCGATTCCAAAAAAAGGGTCTTAATTATAAGATGACTGACATTAgtgcatataaatataatatatatatatggtactAATGATTTAACATAAAAGATGACAACATACTTCCTCACGAACAGGAGTCAACCGAAGATGTGAATAGCTCTTTATTGTTTTGGGAGAGCCAATATCTTCAGCTTCAGAACCCGACTCAGCAGTCGATGTATCACTACCTTTCACCTGCTAGAAGGTGCagccaatataataatatgacaACCAGGaacagaaaaaataaatggcATGCTCCACATTAATACAAAGTCAAGATAGTTTATGAAGTTTTACCGCTGGGTAGTGCGGTTTAATATAGGTAACCTTCCCCTCGCTGGTTATAACCTTGACAATCTGCCTGGCACGCCGCGCTTCACCATTGTGAACCATCTGTGAAAAAAGACGGGTTATAACAATCATTGGTTTCTAATTAACAAGGACATACAAGGGTTCATAGCTAAAGCTTGTAAAAATATTACACAACAGGAAAAATTATTATTCCAGTTTAAACCTTCAATATTTCTGGATTCTTCCACGGACCCTTATCAGATCGAAGGCAACCTCCCTCATCGACACGTGTGGGAACCACCAAGAAATTCTGGCAACTCACTGTGATTTTCATACAATTAGAGTGTTCCACAGCAGTCTAAGGAAATCTGAAATACATATCCATGTTAGTGACTAATTGTTGTCAATCATAACCTCATCTTTGTTAACATTCTGATCATACACTAAATTATTATAAGTTCATCAAATGCCTTGAGTAGCTACAGCCTCttctttttgtctttttccctttttcttttctgtctttccttttttcttttttgttcagAAAAAAAACATCCACTTGTATTAAAAAGATAATAAGAGATCCTACATTATGTTCTGTTTATAAATTCTTTCCCAACATTTATCTTCTAACATTAGTTTTCCAATTCACAGAAATGCTTGATCTTTTGATAACTTGATCTGTCAATACAGTGTGTCAATCCTGACTTACCAGCAACATTTTCCTATCAAAACAGAGAGGTGAAGATTATGGGAGGTGAATCAAGCTTAAAGCAAggagttgaattaaattagacaTTTTCATTAAAATCATTTGAAGACATAATGTAAGGCACATAACATATAGATACATTTCAATATCAATCAAAGGGAAAATTAGCCTTAAGGTAGCATTTTAGCAGAGTGCTCCGATAGTATGATGGTTCCTACTGGTCACTGGGGCTCCAACCCCAGTGACCAGTAATCAACCGATTCTGAGATCATGACCAAGAATTCTCTAACAAAcgaattgaaaataataataataacacatCATCTTTCTTATATAATGATCAATAACATGTTAACTACTAAGTGATCAAGTCTAATGATGTCAATTCATGAAACTTAAGCAAATACTAACATGAAAACAATGGTTTACACAATAGTACTTGTAACCAAATAGCACAAGGGTCAAAGTTAAGTGATCAGGATCATTGTTTGTGTCAGTTTTGAAATATGAAACAACTCAATTGAGGTTCAATTTTATCAGAGCGTCTAATGATACTActcaaaagaaatatatattttcataatattGCAATAAAAGTAAGATTGCAAAAACAGAGTCTTTTTCTTATATTCCCGTATTCATAATCATATATAGAATTAGATAaatagatttgaaaaaaaaaaatcaaagacgTTTACAGCTTACCATATAGCTCAGAATTAAGAGGATGATCCAGAAGGAGCATCACCAATATATTTGAATTCCTGGAGCTCCTTAAAATGCATCCATGGCTTCTCCCACACCTTGGCTTCATAAACCTTCTTCTTATCCCCATCCAAAGCCTCCAACGTAATATGATGCATCGTACCAGAAACCACTTGCACTTTCGTGTTTACAACCTTCTCAAATTGCAGAAGCGAATTCTGCATCCCAAAACAAAGAAATCAATCTCAGTTCTTTCCCTCTACACAACGATCGGTCATCGATCGATATCTGAATaactaaataagaaaaaaaattgtaatcggATAGAAAATGAGGATCTGCACCTGTTTCTTGTTGTGTTCATCGACAGCAAAACGAGCAAGGCTTTCGATCTCGAGACTGTTCTGATTCCCATCAACTTCTTTGATTCCACCGACGGTCGCCATTTTCCTTTCTTCCAAAGTTTTCTTCTCTTTGAAGTCAAACTCCTGAAAGGAATATAGAAATTAGCCCACAAGCACTTCACTTCCCAATAACTTCAAAGCCTGCCAGGTAATAATAATGCTAAATTAAACACAGACTGCATATACTTAACAACCTTGGGATTTAGTAAATCTCTAGGCCTTTTTCCTGCGTATAAATAACACAATTAAATGTGACCATTATAACCAATATTTCAAAAATGCAGCAATTTTTGGTACCCAAAGTTAAAGAAATGCATTTAACAACAGAATGAGCCCTAATAACCAATAGGTTTAATCAGAGGAAAGTGAAATAGACTGCCCACATACCAAATGACTTCCCACAACACCATAGTGAGCGTAATGAGGACCCTCAGGCTCTCCAACAATCTTGAACGTCAGCATATGCTCAGGGATGAGCTTCGCTGTTTCTGTTCCATTTGTTTTTAAAAGAAAAGCTAAATCATTTTTGACAAAATGGATCTCGATAAGGGAACGTTCATAGATTGAATGTACGGAatatatttatttcaaaatatgtTGAACGATTGATGAAAACCCGACAAAATGGATCTCGATAAGGGAACGTTCATAGATTGAATGTACGGAatatatttatttcaaaatatgtTGAACGATTGATGAAAACCCAGATCATCAATTTCCACAACACcttcagagaaagagagagacgaCTTGGTCAAGAAGTCAAAACGACCAAAAATGAATGAATTGAAACTATAAAACGAACACAGAATCTGAATTTACGATGTCAATGGTGAAAAATTAGCTTAGTTCAACCTGGAAAAGCAAACCCAGATGGGAAATTCGGCGTGTTGAATGAGATAGCAGCCATAGAAGGTATCGATGGTAGCCCTAAGAAGAGAAACAATTCATTTATGTAAATAAACAGAGCAAACAGAGCTACGAttgagatgatttttttttttatatatatatttttataagaaaaaaagttAACGGCGTTAAAAGAATccgttaaagaaaataaaaattatttatttttgggttaaaaaaaataaaagaatcgttaaaccaagaattaccgtcaaaccaagaattgccgttaaataggcacttttaatatataaagatatatgtgGGATATTGGTAAGACTTAGTATACTGTTaggttattttgttatttttattaataaaagttTGATATTCGTTTTTGGATTTATAAAAGACAATGTATgatgatttattaaaatttgacataCGCTTTTGGATATATATAGTGTGTGTaatttatcattctataatatttttttttcttttatatatgcatatttatttttaataacttattattttttaaaatgtgaaTTGTAGATAATAAATTCAAGGTCAAGAGAACAAcaaatgtgacagtcagtagtcccgtgatccgtaaggggaaacaccgggtaagctgtgcaatcccacaccgcctggggaaggtcaagtgggatgattctgagactgtgtaggtatgggactacacagttgaatagagcttaaatggattgattggtactacctatgtcaacaaggtgcatcttgtttttcggtagcccatctcgaaagaactccacagttaagcgtgcttggcttggagtaatttaaggatgggtgacctcctgggaagttttcccaggaagcgtgcgagtgaggacatagcacgctggaaacactcgtgttggtctgtagggccagtcatcaatccaggaagcagccagagtggcgtactcgtgtataagagccatttattccgtgggtgtaaggacccaatggaggcttgaagcggggacgttacaaatggtatcagagccttgacccagccggaagtgtggtcgacgaggacgtcggaccccgtaagggggggtgattgtgacagtcagtagtcccgtgatccgtaaggggaaacaccgggtaagctgtgcaatcccacaccgcctggggaaggtcaagtgggatgattctgagactgtgtaggtatgggactacacagttgaatagagcttaaatggattgattggtactacctatgtcaacaaggtgcatcttgtttttcggtagcccatctcgaaagaactccacagttaagcgtgcttggcttggagtaatttaaggatgggtgacctcctgggaagttttcccaggaagcgtgcgagtgaggacaaagcacgctggaaacactcgtgttggtctgtagggccagtcatcaatccaggaagcagccagagtggcgtactcgtgtataagagccatttattccgtgggtgtaaggacccaatggaggcttgaagcggggacgttacaacaaAGGAGAAGACTAAGACATCGCCTCTGTATAATGGAATTAAAGAATATGatgattaaatttttttaattatttgttttaatttttagattacatttgttatattattttggaTGACTGTAAAATTTGgattataatattttagatgACTGTATTATGATTTAATTCTGGTAGGACGGGCCAATGTGAGTGAGGCTAAAGGCTTCTGGAATTGTTTGGAGAAATTTTGCTCCTAGTCTGTTCAAAAAGTGAACAAGCTCAAAACGTCAATATTTTTTAGTAAGAATACTACCATTGGGATGAGAAGAAGCATAAAGGAAGCTTTGGGTATTGGCTCTCCAGAAGGTATCATCAAGTACTTGGGTCTGCCTCTATTTAGATCCAAACAAAAGGATGCGGATTTCAACTTCATCCTTGAAGGACTAACTTCAAAGTTACAAGGTTGGAAAGCGAAGACACTATCCAAAGCTGGGCAGGCCACTCTAATTAAGTCTGTTGGTCTTTCGCTTCCTCTGTATGCTATGCAAACCACGAAAATTTCTGATAAATTGGGGAAAAGGATAGATGGGCTCGTCAGGGATTTCTGGTGGGGTTTTGAGCGAGGAAATCATGGCTTGCATCTAAAAGCTTGGGATAAACTCTGCCTT includes:
- the LOC115701088 gene encoding cysteine proteinase inhibitor-like — protein: MAAISFNTPNFPSGFAFPETAKLIPEHMLTFKIVGEPEGPHYAHYGVVGSHLEFDFKEKKTLEERKMATVGGIKEVDGNQNSLEIESLARFAVDEHNKKQNSLLQFEKVVNTKVQVVSGTMHHITLEALDGDKKKVYEAKVWEKPWMHFKELQEFKYIGDAPSGSSS